DNA sequence from the Roseofilum casamattae BLCC-M143 genome:
AAACCGGATGTCGATAGCATTGAAGGGTTAAGTCCGGCTATTTCTATCGACCAAAAATCTACCTCTCATAATCCTCGTTCTACAGTCGGAACGGTAACCGAAATTTACGATTATTTGCGCTTATGGTTCGGTCGTGCCGGAGAGCCGCACTGCCCGATTTGCGATCGCTCTATCGCCCCACAAACTATCGACCAAATGTGCGATCGCGTTATGGAATTGGGCGATCGTACTCGCTTCCATATTCTAGCACCCGTCGTGCGCGGTAAGAAAGGAACCCACAAAAAAATTATCTCCAGTTTAGCCTCACAAGGATTTGCTCGCGTTCGCATTAATGGAGAAATTCGCGATCTGTCCGATAATATCGAACTCCAGAAAAACCGCAAACATAATATTGAAGTCGTTGTCGATCGCCTAATTAAAAAAGACGGACTCGAAGAACGTTTAGCCGACTCCTTAAGTACGGCACTCAAAGAAGGAGAAGGCATTGCAATTATCGATATTCTCGATACTCCCGAAGACGATAATATTGTCTTTTCCGAAAACTTTGCTTGTCCGGAACATGGCCCCGTCATGGAAGAGCTATCTCCGCGACTTTTTTCCTTTAATTCTCCCTACGGTGCCTGTCCCGAATGCCATGGTTTAGGTAGCCATCGCCAGTTCTGCGAGCATCGATTAATTCCCGATCGCAATACTCCCCTATTTAAAGCGATCGCGCCGTGGTCGGAAAAAGACAATAACTACTACCTTTCTCTCCTCGATAGTGTCGGTAATGCCTATAACTTCGAGCTAGATACCCGGTGGAACGACCTAACGCCAGAACAACAAGAAATTATTCTCCACGGCAGCAAAGAAGATATCTATTTAGAACCGCAATCGGATTATCGTCAAGTTCCCGGTTACTATGGGAAATATAAAGGCGTTATTCCTATTCTCGAGAGAATTTATCACGAAACTGGCTCCGAACTGCAAAAACAAAAACTCGAACCCTACCTCATCGACAGAGTTTGTACCTCTTGTAACGGAGAGCGACTGAAACCGGAAGCTTTATCCGTGCGCTTAGGACAATATAAAATAACGGACTTAACTCGCGTATCCATTCGCGAGTGCTTGCAGAAAATCGCCGAACTAAACCTCTCGCCGCGACAAGCAAAAATTGGCGAATTAGCATTAAAAGAAATCCAACAAAGACTGCAATTTTTAGTCGATGTCGGTTTAGACTATTTAACCCTAGATCGCCCGGCAATGACCATTTCTGGAGGAGAAGCACAACGCATCCGCCTTGCCACTCAAATTGGAGCGGGATTAACCGGGGTTTTATATGTCTTGGATGAACCGAGTATTGGGTTGCATCAAAGGGATAATGCTCGCCTCTTGCAAACCCTAACTAAACTGCGCGATTTAGGTAATACCTTAATTGTAGTCGAGCACGATGAAGATACCATTAGAACTGCCGACTATTTAGTCGATATCGGTCCCAGTGCTGGAGTGCATGGCGGGGAAATTGTCGCTCGAGGAAGCTTAGAAAACTTATTAGCCGCAGAGCATTCTTTGACCGGTGCTTATTTATCGGGAAAAAAGGCGATCGCTACCCCACAAAAGCGGCGAGAAGGCAATGGAAAAATTCTCGCTCTCAAAGACGCTTATCGCAATAATCTCAAACATATTAATGTCGAAATTCCCCTCGGCAAACTCGTCGCTATTACCGGGGTATCGGGTTCGGGAAAATCGACGTTAATTAATGACTTGCTCTATCCCGCGCTGCAACATCATCTGACTCGAAATACGTCCTTTCCGCAAGAACTGAAGAAAATTACCGGACTTGACGGTATTGATAAAGTTATCGTCATCGATCAATCTCCCATTGGCAGAACGCCGCGTTCTAATCCCGCCACCTATACTGGTGTTTTTGATGCCATTCGCGCAATTTTTGCGGAAACTATTGAAGCGAAAGCCAGAGGATATAAACCCGGCCGTTTTTCCTTTAACGTGAAAGGAGGACGCTGCGAAGCTTGCAGCGGACAAGGAGTAAACGTCATTGAAATGAACTTTCTTCCTGACGTTTATGTCCCCTGCGAGATTTGTAAAGGCGCCAGATATAATCGAGAAACTCTACAAGTAAAATATAAAAATCATTCTATTGCTGATGTTTTAAATATGACTGTTTCACAAGCATTGGAAACCTTCCAAAATATTCCGAAAGCTGCGAACCGCTTGCAAACTCTCGCCGATGTTGGACTCGGTTATCTTCATCTGGGACAACCGGCACCCACTCTTTCCGGAGGAGAAGCACAACGAGTAAAACTCGCCACCGAACTCTCGCGCCGAGCGACGGGAAAAACTCTATATTTAATCGACGAACCAACAACCGGACTCTCATTTTACGACGTTCATCAACTCCTAAACGTGCTGCAACGTTTGGTCGATAAAGGCAATTCTATTATTGCGATCGAACATAATTTAGATGTAATTCGTTGCTCGGATTGGATTATTGATTTAGGTCCGGAAGGGGGCGATAATGGCGGAGAAATTATTGCCATAGGAACGCCAGAAGAAGTTGCAAAAAATGAGCGATCGCATACCGGTCAATATTTATCTCGGATTCTACCATAAGGCTGGAGTGATTCGACGGCGCGATCGCAACCCTATTGCGTGGCTTACAATCTAAGTAATACCAGGTTTGGAATACCCAGAGGCCTTATGATTGCACTGCAAGACAACTATCGGGATTTACTCCCCGGAGAACGCGTCATTCTCCACAATATCAGTTGGTCGGAGTTTGAAGATTTATTGCCAGAGTTAGACGAATATCGCGCAACTCGTTTAGCCTATGACAATGGACGATTAGAAATTATGGTTCCCTTACCCGAACACGAGCATGGAAAAGAAATTATTGGAGATTTACTTAAAGTCTTATTAGAAGAGCTAGATATCGAGTTTTGCTCTCTAGGTTCGACGACATTTAAAAAGTCGGAGCTAAAAGGAATAGAACCCGACCAGTGTTTTTATATTGCCAATGAAGCTGCTATCCGTGGAAAAAATCGGCTCGATTTAAATATCGATCCTCCTCCAGATTTAGTGCTTGAAATTGAGATTACCTCTCGCACCCATCCAGAAATTTATGCGGAGTTGGGAGTTCCGGAGTTATGGAGATTTACGCGGGGAAAATTGCAGATTAATGTCTTGGAAAACGGCCAGTATCGCGAGGTTGCCGAAAGTCCGACCTTTCCCGGACTACCGTTACCGGAGATTTTAGCGAAGTACCTCGCTCAAAGCAAACTGGAAGGAAGAAACCGCGCCGTGAAACAGTTTCGACAATGGCTCGGAGATTGTGTTTAAATGCGATCGCGATAAAATTTATCAATATTTCGTACAAACCGGAGAAACCGGGTTTTGATAACCTTAGATTCGGAGGCAATATCTCAGGCAAAAACCCGATTTCTCTTCGTGCGAGAGGTTATAAGTTATAGAGTTTGCGACTGACCGAGAAGTTGGTGTAAGGTTTCACCTTCAATAACTTCGGTTTCCAGGATTTGTTTGGCGATCGCCTCCAATAGCTCGCGGTTATGGTTTAATAACTCTAGAGCGCGATCGTGGGCAGTTTCCACAATTCCTTTCACTTCTTCATCAATAGCTTTCGCGGTTTCATCGCTCACCATCCGGCGCGGGTTCATCGTACCATTTCCGAGGAAATTATTCGACGATCCGCGATCGTAAGCTAAAGGCCCCAAAACCTTACTCATGCCATAAGCCGTCACCATTTGCTCGGCTAAATCTGTCGCCCGTTGCAAGTCATTTGACGCTCCTGTCGTTACTTTACCAAAGACAATTTCTTCTGCCGCTCGTCCGCCCAACAACGTGGCAATCTCGCCTCGGATTTCCTGTTCGTCTTTGAGGAACCGATCTTCTGTGGGTAACTGCAAAGTATAGCCCAAAGCTGCCATTCCGCGCGGCACAATGGAGATTTTCTCCACCTGAGAGCCTCCAACCATCAAAGCACCGACGATCGCGTGACCGACTTCATGATAGGCTACGATCTCTTTCTCCTTATCGGAAAGGACGCGGCTTTTCTTCTCGAGTCCAGCAACGACTCGCTCGATAGCCTCGGCGAGATCCCCTTGCGAAACGGAGGTACGTTGATTGCGCGCGGCAAGTAAAGCCGCTTCATTAATTAAGTTCGCTAAATCAGCACCGGCAAATCCCGGAGTGCGAGTGGCGATCGCCTTCAAGTCCACATCTGTACCTAATTTTACCTTACCGCCATAGATTTCCAGAATCTTCAGCCGTCCGGGCAAATCCGGGCGGTCTACGAGAACTTGGCGATCGAACCGTCCCGGTCGCAACAGTGCCGAATCCAGAGTTTCCGGGCGGTTGGTTGCCGCGAGCACAATCACCGTTGCATCTCCCGCCGCGAAGCCATCCATCTCTGTCAGCAATTGATTCAGAGTCTGTTCCCGTTCGTCATTCCCGCCGACAACGCCAGAACCGCTCGCACGAGATTTCCCAATGGCATCTAACTCATCGATAAAAACGATACACGGTGCTTTTTGTTTCGCTTGTTCAAATAAATCCCGAACTCGCGCCGCACCCGCACCAACAAATAGCTCGACAAATTCGGAACCAGAGATACTAAAAAACGAAACTCCTGCTTCCCCTGCCACTGCTTTTGCTAATAGAGTTTTCCCCGTCCCTGGAGGGCCGACTAAAAGCACCCCTTTCGGAATTCGCGCCCCAATAGCAGTATAGCGTTGCGGATTTTTCAAGAACTCGACAATTTCCGAAAGTTCGGTTTTCGCTTCCTCAACTCCAGCCACATCAGCGAAAGTCACTTTCGTCCCTTCATCTTCCACATAAACTTTCGCCTTACTTTTACTAATA
Encoded proteins:
- a CDS encoding Uma2 family endonuclease produces the protein MIALQDNYRDLLPGERVILHNISWSEFEDLLPELDEYRATRLAYDNGRLEIMVPLPEHEHGKEIIGDLLKVLLEELDIEFCSLGSTTFKKSELKGIEPDQCFYIANEAAIRGKNRLDLNIDPPPDLVLEIEITSRTHPEIYAELGVPELWRFTRGKLQINVLENGQYREVAESPTFPGLPLPEILAKYLAQSKLEGRNRAVKQFRQWLGDCV
- the ftsH4 gene encoding ATP-dependent zinc metalloprotease FtsH4; amino-acid sequence: MSVKQNSSPPRGRLLSNILLAIGGVYLLITLLFPQFFGPSIPQVPYSLFIDQVQDGNVTSAYVGQEEIRYQLKEEDNKPGQVLRTTPLFDLELPQKLENNGVEFAAAPPAKRGWLGTIASLVLPPLVFIAIWQFFIGRRMGGMGGGPQGALSISKSKAKVYVEDEGTKVTFADVAGVEEAKTELSEIVEFLKNPQRYTAIGARIPKGVLLVGPPGTGKTLLAKAVAGEAGVSFFSISGSEFVELFVGAGAARVRDLFEQAKQKAPCIVFIDELDAIGKSRASGSGVVGGNDEREQTLNQLLTEMDGFAAGDATVIVLAATNRPETLDSALLRPGRFDRQVLVDRPDLPGRLKILEIYGGKVKLGTDVDLKAIATRTPGFAGADLANLINEAALLAARNQRTSVSQGDLAEAIERVVAGLEKKSRVLSDKEKEIVAYHEVGHAIVGALMVGGSQVEKISIVPRGMAALGYTLQLPTEDRFLKDEQEIRGEIATLLGGRAAEEIVFGKVTTGASNDLQRATDLAEQMVTAYGMSKVLGPLAYDRGSSNNFLGNGTMNPRRMVSDETAKAIDEEVKGIVETAHDRALELLNHNRELLEAIAKQILETEVIEGETLHQLLGQSQTL
- the uvrA gene encoding excinuclease ABC subunit UvrA, yielding MSNPNPTIRVRGARQHNLKNIDLELPRNQLIVFTGVSGSGKSSLAFDTIFAEGQRRYVESLSAYARQFLGQVDKPDVDSIEGLSPAISIDQKSTSHNPRSTVGTVTEIYDYLRLWFGRAGEPHCPICDRSIAPQTIDQMCDRVMELGDRTRFHILAPVVRGKKGTHKKIISSLASQGFARVRINGEIRDLSDNIELQKNRKHNIEVVVDRLIKKDGLEERLADSLSTALKEGEGIAIIDILDTPEDDNIVFSENFACPEHGPVMEELSPRLFSFNSPYGACPECHGLGSHRQFCEHRLIPDRNTPLFKAIAPWSEKDNNYYLSLLDSVGNAYNFELDTRWNDLTPEQQEIILHGSKEDIYLEPQSDYRQVPGYYGKYKGVIPILERIYHETGSELQKQKLEPYLIDRVCTSCNGERLKPEALSVRLGQYKITDLTRVSIRECLQKIAELNLSPRQAKIGELALKEIQQRLQFLVDVGLDYLTLDRPAMTISGGEAQRIRLATQIGAGLTGVLYVLDEPSIGLHQRDNARLLQTLTKLRDLGNTLIVVEHDEDTIRTADYLVDIGPSAGVHGGEIVARGSLENLLAAEHSLTGAYLSGKKAIATPQKRREGNGKILALKDAYRNNLKHINVEIPLGKLVAITGVSGSGKSTLINDLLYPALQHHLTRNTSFPQELKKITGLDGIDKVIVIDQSPIGRTPRSNPATYTGVFDAIRAIFAETIEAKARGYKPGRFSFNVKGGRCEACSGQGVNVIEMNFLPDVYVPCEICKGARYNRETLQVKYKNHSIADVLNMTVSQALETFQNIPKAANRLQTLADVGLGYLHLGQPAPTLSGGEAQRVKLATELSRRATGKTLYLIDEPTTGLSFYDVHQLLNVLQRLVDKGNSIIAIEHNLDVIRCSDWIIDLGPEGGDNGGEIIAIGTPEEVAKNERSHTGQYLSRILP